The Oreochromis niloticus isolate F11D_XX linkage group LG13, O_niloticus_UMD_NMBU, whole genome shotgun sequence genome has a window encoding:
- the napba gene encoding N-ethylmaleimide-sensitive factor attachment protein, beta a isoform X1, with translation MDNSGKEKEAMQLMAEADKKVKASGSFLGGMFGGNHKVEDACEMYARAANMFKMAKNWSAAGNAFCQAARLHMQLQNKLDSATSFVDAGNAYKKADPQEAINCLNQAIDIYTDMGRFTIAAKHHITIAEIYESELVDIEKAIAHYEQAADYYKGEESNSSANKCLLKVGHYSAQLEQYQKAIEIYEQVAMSTMDNPLLKYNAKEYFFKASLCHFIVDELNAKLAIEKYEEMFPAFSDSRELKLLKKLLEAHEEQNSEAFTEAVKEFDSVSRLDQWLTTMLLRIKKTIQGDAGDLK, from the exons ATGGACAACTCcgggaaagagaaggaggccATGCAGCTGATGGCTGAAGCTGACAAGAAGGTCAAAGCGTCCGGATCCTTCCTCGGAGGGATGTTCGG GGGGAACCATAAGGTGGAGGACGCCTGCGAAATGTACGCCAGAGCAGCCAACATGTTTAAGATGGCAAAGAACTGGAGTG ctgctGGGAATGCGTTCTGTCAGGCCGCTCGGCTCCACATGCAGCTTCAGAACAAACTGGATTCTGCCACCAGCTTCGTCGATGCAGGAAACGCCTACAAGAAGGCCGACCCACAGG AGGCTATCAACTGTTTAAATCAGGCCATTGACATCTACACTGACATG GGTCGGTTTACCATTGCAGCCAAACATCACATCACTATAGCAGAGATTTATGAGTCAGAGCTGGTGGACATTGAGAAG gccATTGCCCACTACGAGCAGGCAGCAGACTACTACAAGGGAGAAGAATCTAACAG CTCAGCTAACAAATGTCTTCTGAAGGTCGGACACTACAGCGCTCAGCTGGAACAGTACCAGAAAGCGATTGAAATCTATGAACAG GTTGCAATGAGCACCATGGACAATCCCCTACTCAAGTACAACGCAAAAGAGTATTTCTTTAAGGCATCGCTCTGTCATTTCATTGTAGATGAGCTCAATGCCAAG ttgGCCATCGAGAAGTATGAAGAGATGTTTCCAGCCTTCTCAGACTCCAGAGAGCTCAAACTGTTAAAG AAACTGCTAGAAGCCCACGAGGAGCAGAATAGCGAGGCGTTCACGGAGGCCGTGAAGGAGTTTGATTCTGTGTCTCGCCTGGACCAGTGGCTGACCACGATGTTGCTACGCATCAAGAAAACCATCCAGGGGGACGCTGGGGACCTGAAATAG
- the napba gene encoding N-ethylmaleimide-sensitive factor attachment protein, beta a isoform X2, protein MRSVRPLGSTCSFRTNWILPPASSMQETPTRRPTHRGRFTIAAKHHITIAEIYESELVDIEKAIAHYEQAADYYKGEESNSSANKCLLKVGHYSAQLEQYQKAIEIYEQVAMSTMDNPLLKYNAKEYFFKASLCHFIVDELNAKLAIEKYEEMFPAFSDSRELKLLKKLLEAHEEQNSEAFTEAVKEFDSVSRLDQWLTTMLLRIKKTIQGDAGDLK, encoded by the exons ATGCGTTCTGTCAGGCCGCTCGGCTCCACATGCAGCTTCAGAACAAACTGGATTCTGCCACCAGCTTCGTCGATGCAGGAAACGCCTACAAGAAGGCCGACCCACAGG GGTCGGTTTACCATTGCAGCCAAACATCACATCACTATAGCAGAGATTTATGAGTCAGAGCTGGTGGACATTGAGAAG gccATTGCCCACTACGAGCAGGCAGCAGACTACTACAAGGGAGAAGAATCTAACAG CTCAGCTAACAAATGTCTTCTGAAGGTCGGACACTACAGCGCTCAGCTGGAACAGTACCAGAAAGCGATTGAAATCTATGAACAG GTTGCAATGAGCACCATGGACAATCCCCTACTCAAGTACAACGCAAAAGAGTATTTCTTTAAGGCATCGCTCTGTCATTTCATTGTAGATGAGCTCAATGCCAAG ttgGCCATCGAGAAGTATGAAGAGATGTTTCCAGCCTTCTCAGACTCCAGAGAGCTCAAACTGTTAAAG AAACTGCTAGAAGCCCACGAGGAGCAGAATAGCGAGGCGTTCACGGAGGCCGTGAAGGAGTTTGATTCTGTGTCTCGCCTGGACCAGTGGCTGACCACGATGTTGCTACGCATCAAGAAAACCATCCAGGGGGACGCTGGGGACCTGAAATAG